The Camelina sativa cultivar DH55 chromosome 14, Cs, whole genome shotgun sequence genome includes a window with the following:
- the LOC104742513 gene encoding LOW QUALITY PROTEIN: protein PLANT CADMIUM RESISTANCE 6-like (The sequence of the model RefSeq protein was modified relative to this genomic sequence to represent the inferred CDS: inserted 1 base in 1 codon), protein MGRVPDQTQSPRINNNFNPVFHAQHEPPVDEKRVVQAEQRYLNNGGXVNQPNQEPVRPGQPTYINQGPTINQPYGVSMAGPVHTQPSNWTSSLFDCMNDSENALITCCFPFVTFGQIAEVIDEGATSCGTAGMLYGLICCLFAIPCVYTCTFRTKLRSKYGLPDAPAPDWITHCFCEYCALCQEYRELNNRGLDPSIGWIGNVQKQRMGQQQEMMAPPTCLRMMG, encoded by the exons ATGGGTCGAGTACCAGATCAAACTCAGAGTCCAAGGATAAACAATAACTTTAATCCGGTCTTCCATGCACAACATGAACCACCGGTTGACGAGAAACGGGTTGTGCAAGCTGAGCAGAGATATCTCAATAATGGTG ATGttaaccaaccaaaccaagaaCCAGTGAGACCAGGCCAACCTACGTATATCAATCAAGGCCCAACAATTAACCAACCATATGGAGTATCAATGGCCGGACCGGTCCATACTCAACCATCGAACTGGACTTCAAGCCTATTTGATTGCATGAACGACAGCGAAAATG CTCTCATCACATGTTGCTTTCCATTCGTCACGTTCGGACAGATCGCAGAGGTTATCGATGAAGGAGCGACCA GTTGTGGGACGGCTGGAATGTTGTATGGATtgatatgttgtttgtttgcgATACCGTGTGTGTATACATGCACATTCCGGACCAAGCTCCGAAGCAAGTACGGGTTACCAGATGCTCCAGCTCCAGATTGGATCACTCATTGCTTTTGTGAATATTGTGCTCTTTGCCAAGAATATCGTGAACTCAACAATCGTGGCCTTGATCCTTCCATTG GATGGATTGGCAATGTGCAAAAGCAGCGAATGGGTCAGCAACAAGAGATGATGGCTCCTCCGACCTGTCTACGAATGATGGGTTGA
- the LOC104743994 gene encoding uncharacterized protein LOC104743994, translated as MFDAGVRDRPSGDPPDGQKAWVRTLTGRNSMGMSHPEDVLNDAFVKERVSLAFPNGEDGEPVITIGNEVLEAMYGLQKNYMILKVLGLHVSVSVLTKRLKEMWKPVGAMSVLDLPRQYFMIRFDVEAEYMVALTGGPWRMFGSYLLTQAWSPNFDPLRDEITTTPVWIRLSNLPVHFYHRSILMAIAEGLGNPIKVDLTTLNFERARFARVCVEVNLKKPLKETVMVNGDRYFVSYEGLSAICSRCGIYGHLVHNCPHTIRDRELVAASSPVIPASSGEAPIDDGFTVNTGGNRDRQSWEIPISKVFENIAISNRFGGLGIYTVSVGDKEVGQGREEDKENAMIHGSSRKGKKFAQGTERMFGGSLENQKDGFKGAFQEKRAEPVKTGANNGPKLIGPKSRFKPTKPSCGLIFGPHQDLLTLLESGKRLRTELGQVGQSRGAFVTEQTTGLVSEKGVTSGGDEVAISNPDTAEFSADREDGMQIVPPAEEAVGGDRAHRICQNLGFENVFRVDAVGQSGGLWLLWRSGIGVVTVVNSSDQYIHARIVDGLEVVHLIAVYAAPTVSRRSGLWGQLKDVIQGITEPIISGGDFNTIVRADERTGGDGQFSQDSLSFSEWINELALIDMGFKGNRFTWKRGRVESTFVAKRLDRILCCPQSRLKWQEASVTHLPFLSSDHAPLYIQLCPEVRSDPSRRPFRFETAWLSHPGFKELLQNSWNSDVSTPQALNGLRVHLKRWNKEVFGNVQQRKDKLVAEIQAVQDLLDVHQTDVLLDQEEVLLKEFEVVLEQEELIWFQKSREKWFVLGDRNTSYFQTSTVIRRRRNQVEMLRDDTRTWISDSKELEVLAVNYYK; from the exons ATGTTTGATGCGGGAGTTAGAGATCGACCCTCCGGTGATCCACCAGATGGTCAGAAGGCGTGGGTGAGAACTTTGACAGGGAGGAACTCTATGGGGATGTCTCATCCAGAGGATGTTCTAAATGATGCTTTTGTGAAGGAGAGGGTGAGTCTGGCTTTTCCGAATGGAGAGGATGGTGAGCCGGTGATTACGATTGGTAATGAGGTTTTGGAGGCAATGTATGGTTTGCAGAAAAACTATATGATTTTGAAGGTGTTAGGGCTTCATGTTTCGGTGTCCGTGTTGACTAAGCGGCTTAAGGAAATGTGGAAGCCAGTGGGTGCGATGTCTGTGTTGGATCTTCCTCGTCAATACTTTATGATCCGATTTGATGTGGAGGCTGAGTACATGGTGGCATTGACAGGAGGTCCTTGGCGAATGTTTGGTAGTTACCTTTTAACGCAAGCCTGGTCTCCTAATTTTGATCCGTTGCGGGATGAAATAACTACTACTCCGGTGTGGATTCGTTTGTCTAACTTACCGGTGCACTTTTACCATAGATCTATTTTAATGGCAATTGCTGAAGGCCTTGGTAATCCAATTAAGGTAGATCTGACTACTTTGAATTTTGAGAGGGCTCGCTTTGCGAGGGTTTGTGTGGAGGTGAATTTGAAAAAACCTTTGAAAGAGACGGTGATGGTCAACGGTGATCGATACTTTGTTTCATATGAAGGCTTGTCCGCTATTTGTTCAAGGTGTGGGATTTATGGTCATTTGGTACATAATTGTCCTCACACGATTAGAGATCGGGAATTGGTCGCTGCATCATCACCGGTGATACCTGCGTCAAGTGGTGAGGCCCCGATAGATGACGGGTTTACG GTGAACACCGGTGGTAATCGTGATCGTCAATCTTGGGAGATTCCGATTTCTAAGGTTTTCGAGAATATTGCCATTTCTAACAGATTTGGTGGGTTAGGGATATATACGGTATCTGTGGGAGATAAGGAGGTTGGTCAAGGTAGAGAGGAGGATAAGGAAAATGCGATGATCCATGGATCATCAAGAAAAGGTAAGAAGTTTGCGCAAGGAACGGAGAGGATGTTTGGAGGGAGTTTGGAAAATCAAAAAGATGGTTTCAAAGGGGCTTTCCAGGAAAAACGGGCTGAGCCTGTTAAAACTGGTGCGAATAATGGACCTAAACTCATTGGGCCTAAATCCCGGTTTAAGCCCACTAAGCCTTCATGCGGTTTGATTTTTGGCCCGCATCAAGACTTGCTTACCTTGTTAGAATCGGGTAAACGACTGAGAACGGAATTAGGGCAAGTTGGTCAATCCAGAGGAGCTTTTGTCACGGAACAGACGACGGGTTTGGTATCGGAGAAGGGTGTCACATCTGGGGGTGATGAGGTGGCGATTTCCAACCCGGATACGGCAGAGTTTTCGGCGGATAGGGAAGATGGTATGCAGATTGTTCCGCCGGCGGAGGAGGCAGTG GGGGGCGATAGAGCACATCGGATATGTCAGAATTTGGGATTTGAGAATGTGTTTCGGGTTGATGCGGTGGGACAAAGTGGTGGTTTGTGGCTGCTTTGGCGATCTGGAATAGGCGTTGTGACAGTTGTGAATTCTTCGGATCAGTACATTCATGCTAGGATTGTCGATGGGTTAGAGGTGGTGCATTTGATTGCAGTTTACGCGGCCCCCACTGTTAGTCGGCGGAGTGGTCTTTGGGGTCAGCTGAAGGACGTTATTCAGGGGATTACCGAACCAATCATTAGTGGTGGTGATTTTAACACCATTGTCAGAGCTGATGAACGTACTGGAGGTGATGGGCAATTCTCTCAGGATTCTTTGTCTTTCAGTGAATGGATTAATGAGTTAGCTCTCATTGATATGGGGTTCAAAGGGAATCGCTTTACCTGGAAAAGAGGGCGTGTAGAGAGCACTTTTGTTGCCAAACGGTTGGATAGAATTCTTTGCTGTCCTCAGTCTAGATTGAAATGGCAGGAGGCCTCGGTTACCCACTTACCTTTCTTATCCTCCGACCATGCACCTCTTTACATTCAGTTGTGTCCAGAGGTGAGAAGTGACCCGAGTAGGAGGCCCTTTCGCTTTGAGACAGCCTGGCTGAGTCATCCGGGCTTCAAGGAGTTATTACAAAACTCTTGGAATAGTGATGTGTCTACTCCTCAGGCGCTCAATGGCTTGCGAGTACATCTCAAACGGTGGAATAAAGAGGTCTTTGGGAATGTACAACAGCGGAAAGATAAACTAGTGGCAGAGATTCAGGCTGTCCAGGATTTGTTAGATGTGCATCAAACAGATGTCCTCTTGGATCAAGAGGAGGTTTTGTTGAAAGAGTTTGAGGTAGTCCTGGAACAAGAAGAGCTGATTTGGTTCCAAAAATCTAGAGAGAAGTGGTTCGTGTTGGGTGATCGAAATACTAGCTACTTTCAAACCTCGACAGTCATTCGAAGGAGAAGGAATCAGGTTGAGATGCTAAGGGATGACACGAGGACCTGGATTTCAGATTCCAAAGAGTTAGAGGTTCTCGCAGTGAATTATTATAAGTGA
- the LOC104742514 gene encoding uncharacterized protein LOC104742514, translating to MVMAKIRTKFYVAFLVVLIVVGSVLLTIEGRPVKDSSRSSTQLTDSSVFNGSVMSSLPVESSVQDFSWLATVKQSGPSPGVGHHRSKGYKMFGRAEDSGPSPGVRH from the coding sequence ATGGTGATGGCTAAGATCCGCACCAAGTTCTACGTAgcgtttcttgttgttttgatAGTGGTGGGATCTGTGTTACTAACCATTGAAGGAAGACCGGTCAAGGATAGTTCGAGATCCTCGACCCAATTAACAGATTCATCTGTGTTCAATGGAAGCGTAATGTCCTCGTTACCAGTCGAGTCTTCGGTACAAGATTTTTCGTGGTTAGCCACAGTGAAACAGTCCGGGCCAAGCCCAGGGGTTGGGCATCATCGATCTAAGGGCTACAAAATGTTTGGACGAGCCGAAGATTCTGGTCCAAGTCCTGGTGTTAGACACTAA